ATACAGGAGGGGCAGCAGGCTCCAGGGAACAGGAGCTATTCCTGTCCTACCACTGTCAGTCTGTGATGCCTTGGCCTTGTCATTCCCtagctcagtgcctcagtttccattctcGCCACCTGCGCCTATATCCCTGTGGTTTCATGTCCATGTTGGCAACAATCCCACCTCCTACTGCACAGTCTAATACCAGCTCCTCTCTCTTGCCAGCACCATGAAACCTGCCCTTGAGCCAGACCTAGAGACCCATCTCTTGCAAGCTGCCCTTCACTCAGTCTTCACCCTGGGCACGGAGAAGGACACCACCCACATCCAggtacatcctcctcctccatcctccAACTCTTCCAGAGTGGTCCTTGGTCCCTACTCCCTTGATTCGCTGGAGCTCCAGATTTAGGGGTGGGGTAGGCAGAGATGGAACAAGCTGCAGGGTTGGATCGTTCCCTCCAGCAGGGAAGAGATTACCCCtccctgggggaaattcctttctttctttctttctttctttctttctttctttctttctttctttcttatgccATGTTTTGCCCAGCAGCCCAGCTTCCATCAATAGCAACTTGGCTGTTTCATACTCTTCTGCCTAAAAAGCCCTCTGCAGAGACCTGCTAAGCTCATGGATCAAAGATCCAGGTGTCATCAATTCTTGCTAATTGCCTGCAGTGGGATGTGAATGAGAGAGGCCAGGATGTGTATTTGGGAGTCTCCCCAGTGTTTCCCAGAGACCCCTCTTCCCATCCTGTGGCAGGTGTAGGTCCAGTTTGCCTAACGCTGACCCatgaaatatatcagagggataaatacaggagagggagaggaattatttaagctcaacaccaatgtggacacaagaacaaatgggtataaactggtcaccaggaagtttagacttgaaatcagatgaaggtttttaaccatcagaggagtgaagttttggaatagccttccaagggaagcagtgggggcaaaagatctatctggttttaagattctacttgataagtttatggaggagatggtatgatgggataatgggattttggtaagtaattgatctttaaatattcagggtaaataggccaaatcccctgagatgggatattagatggatgggatctgagttacccaggaaagaattttctgtagtatctggctggtgaatctttcccatatgctcagggtttagctgatcgccatatttggggttgggaaggaattttcctccagggcagattggagaggccctggagttttttggccttcctctgtagcatggggcaaggttgacttgagggaggcttctctgctccttgaagtctttaaaccatgatttaaggacttcaatagctcagacatgggtgaggtttttcataggagtgggtgggtgagattctgtggcctgcgctgtgcaggaggtcggactagatgatcagaatggtcccttctgaccttagtatctatgaatctatttgcaGGCTCTGTACAAAGTCATGCTAGAGGCCCTGGATGCCATGCTGAGGAACCTGCTGGCAGAGTCCCCAGACACAGACAGGCTCCACTACATCTTGGAGGTGAGCCccagaaggaggggtggggccaTTTACCTTAACTCTTTGCGGGACTGGTAAGGAGAGACTAGAAGATCCATTTTCTACTCTGACCTCCTAGCTGGGTCCCCAGTGGGCCGTCCTTGGTTGGGGAGGTCAGTGCAATGCAGTGTCAGGTCCTTCCTTCTTGAGGgacagaggaaggagctgggccttcaagccagagctctgcctggttcttttgaGCACAAACCATAGGGCCCCTGGCTGTCTTGGGGAGTGAGAGTCTGAaaacccacccttcccccacccctccaacacacacacacacacacaccatgagaTTTGGGAGATGGTTCTCAGAGAAGAGGCACACACTCCTTCCTAGAGAAACAGGAGGACCCCAGGGAATCAGCCCTTCCCTCTGAGATGCTCTGAAATTCCTGGTGGGATTGTACTCTCTGTCACTCCCTACATCCCCCCCCAAGGATTTTAGCAGCAGGGAAGGGCACGGGTTCAGTCTCCTTTCTGGTGAACTGTTCAGGACTCAGGAGTTCTGGGAGGATGGGACCAGCCCTGACCCCGAACATTGTCCCAATCTAGAGAGACGCTTACTAGTTGTGACCTGCAGGATACAAGCTGCGTCCTGGAGGAAAGAATCCCCTTCTAAAGCTCTGCCATCAACGACTCAGATCTTCCCCGCTGCGCAGAATGTCTCaggcccctggggctggggcatgggactCATTTGCAAAGCACGTGCACCTGGCCATTGAGTCTGAcctgcctcctttccccacagcacATCAACTTGTGGACCGTGTCCAGGGTGTCCCAGGAGAGAGCCAGAGCCATCAGGAGCAGCACAGCCCTGCTGAGATACACAGTCACCCTCCCTGAGTTTGACGTAAGTGACCTCTGACCCCAGCTTCCTGGCTCCAGGCGGAGGCGGGCTGGCTCCAAGGAGCTGTAGGATCGGCTGCTGCAGGGGCTGTGGCTTAGGAGTGTTCTTCATGGGGAGGCAGAGTCAAAGCAGGGATTGAGCTAGGCTTGAGTCAAGTTCTTCTTGTCCTGGTTAAGTGTTGTCCCTGGGCCTTTAAGGGGACCATGCTTCAACCCCTGCTTGGGATCCTGAAGCAGCTCCTGGCTCCCTTGGCAGCAGAGCAAATGAAGGGTCTAGCTCaagctcctctcccccagcatcccctgcaGAGGGGCTAAGGGGAAGGAGCCTTCTGGCCCAGAGAGGACAAGGAGCTAACAGGAAAATGCTGATGGAGTCCCCATTCCTCTCCCTTCCATTAGATCTCAGCCGAGTTCCCGAGGCTGGGTCACCATGTGGCACAGCTGGCCCTGTTTGTCATTGACCCAGACAAGGACATCAGCCGGCAGGCCAGGGAGGGGACTTACCGGCTCTACCAGCTGCTGCTCCAACAGAGGGGTAAGGAACCCCACTGGGACAAGGAACCCAATAGGGGACTGAGAGTGACCACAGGTGGATAATGGGACCCCAGACAATTCCTCTCAGACTGGCCTCAACTGGAGGACaagtctctctctgcttctgttcGTCTCACTCCACTGTGCAGCCACCAATGGGATTGGAAGGACACAGAATGAtaaaagtgtctctctctctctctctctctctctcttccagggcTGAGCATATATGAGGCAGAAGATCTGTGGTGCTACGACTGGCACCAGGACAGCAGGCTCCTGGCTTACAAGAACacagccagggtgggggaggtaaggACACTGCGCCAGGGCATGACACAGCTCAGGGAGTGGGTCTGGCTGGGTTCCCTGCAGTGGATGCCTCCTGGAGACGGGAAAAGAGTCCACTCCTTATTTCCAGCTCAGAGTTTTTCATCCAGCAACCAGTGGGACAGGCTGGTGCTAAAGGTCTCACATTGGAACCTCGCTAGTTGCCATGATTTGAGTGTCTTGCACGGATCCATTGCTGTGTGACATAAGGAGAATCCctaggtgggtgagttaatatagGATTATGGCTCTGGGTGTCTCTCTGTTCCTTATCCCCCCACTTGATCCCCAAGTGTCTGAGAGGAGAGCACTGGGTCAGTCAGTCACTATTGCTTGATCAGACCCTTGTTTAATTCCCTGCACCCTGTAGAAGCAGAGAAAGGAGGTAGGGTTTGCTCAATTCCATTGCCAGTCAGGAAGCAGAATGCCCCAACCTGGGAACTGGATAGGGGACACAGTGAGCTCCAGAGCCAATATGGACCACATGCGCCCCCCTCATGTCTCCAGACCTGGCCAGGAAATGGCAGAGTATCTGGACCTCAGCCACTGTTCCAAAGAAGCACATTGTCACTATGGAAAATCAAAGACCCCCACGTCTCACAACTGTGGTGAGAATATCCAAACCTTTGAACACACCATAACACAGTGCCCCCAGACTGGAGTCAAAAGTGAATTGGGTGATTTCCACAACATGACAGAGGAGGCCTTGGAATGGCTCCTGGATCCATCTACAGTGCATCTACAGAATGCTGCTCTACAGACGCCCCgtgagagagactgtgtgagctTGTCCCACCTCCCACAAGCTGAATTGCTGCCGCAGAAGAAAAGTGTCTGTGATTGGGGCTGGGACATGAGTCTCCTTGTCCTTGTCCGGATGCAGGTTGGATTCCCCTTTGAAGAAACCAAGGAGCTGCAGAGGCCATACCCAGTGACTAGAGAAAGCACTAAGTTGGCGGGAAGAGACCTTTGGTCTGTCAACTCcaaccccctccactcccccacatGCAGACTCCTCTAGCCACCGAGGTGTGGGAAATCTCTCTGCTGGAAGCAACACAGGGTCCCCTGTCATCTCTGTACACTGCACAGTAGAGTGGGCCTGCTCACACACATTAGAGATCCATTTCCAGCCCTTCCTGGCCCCTTCGATAAATGGCTCTCCGGAAAGAGCCACTGGAGGCTTTGGTCCCTAAGCATCTTCAACCTTTTAATAAAGCGGCTTCCCTGAGCCCTGGGACCCTGAAAGCCTCCTGGGGAATGAATTGGCTTGGCTGCAGCAGCTCTCTTACCCTCCCTTTGGGGCACTGGACGGTGATGCCATTGTATGGCCAGGACTTGGAGGCTGGCTCTGGGCAATCTGCTAGAGCCTCGTGTCCTCTTGGTTTTAGGTCTTTGGAAAATTCTTCTCCCACGGGCAGAAAAGATCCTTCCTCCAGACAGCAGTGCTGGCCATCCACGACCCCCTGCTGCGTgtcagccaggctgggctggtgctAGTCTACTCCCTCCTGGGGGAAGCCCAGAAACTGATGGGGGACACGGTAAGCAGCTGCAATAGACTCAGGAGCTTGGGGTGGGGCCCAAGGCCTCATTCTCATCCTATTGCCATTCGCTGGCCTGGTGGCAAGGAGCCTAGTGGGGACTTCTGGACTTCATGGATTTCTGTTCTTAGCATGTGGTGCTCTGCTATCGCTCCTGGGAAGGGCAGGAGAGTCCCCTAAGTGCCCTCTGAGAACctttcctgccccacagagctgcaCCCATTTCCCCATGGCCTAGGGTCCATGTCACCCGAACCACCATCTAGAGTTGCTCCCATCCCTGGCAGCCTGGGAGGCCAAGGACTGACGGGTGATGGCAACTGACCAGGAAGGGCTGAGGCACATGGGCGTGGGAAGCTGGTCTTGCTGCTGGTAGGGCTGGTCCCGCTCTAGAGACAATGGGAGGATTCAGTCAGCAGGGGCTGCTGACCTGCCCCGTTCACCAGGGCTGCCATCCTGTGTCTTCAGCTTTTGTCACTGGGGTGACTTGGGGAaagtctctc
This portion of the Dermochelys coriacea isolate rDerCor1 chromosome 14, rDerCor1.pri.v4, whole genome shotgun sequence genome encodes:
- the LOC122456616 gene encoding maestro heat-like repeat-containing protein family member 7 isoform X1, which gives rise to MLEALDAMLRNLLAESPDTDRLHYILEHINLWTVSRVSQERARAIRSSTALLRYTVTLPEFDISAEFPRLGHHVAQLALFVIDPDKDISRQAREGTYRLYQLLLQQRGLSIYEAEDLWCYDWHQDSRLLAYKNTARVGEVFGKFFSHGQKRSFLQTAVLAIHDPLLRVSQAGLVLVYSLLGEAQKLMGDTHEDVTAKVMCQLHIIRHLRQMPEALQGLYLI
- the LOC122456616 gene encoding maestro heat-like repeat family member 5 isoform X2 yields the protein MLEALDAMLRNLLAESPDTDRLHYILEHINLWTVSRVSQERARAIRSSTALLRYTVTLPEFDISAEFPRLGHHVAQLALFVIDPDKDISRQAREGTYRLYQLLLQQRGLSIYEAEDLWCYDWHQDSRLLAYKNTARVGEHEDVTAKVMCQLHIIRHLRQMPEALQGLYLI